DNA sequence from the Parasphingorhabdus cellanae genome:
ATGGAAATTCAACGCCTGCTCGGCAGCGATATCGTTATGGCTTTTGACGAATGCACCAAAAATGGTGCAACTCGCAAGGAAGCGGTCCTGTCTATGGAGCGGTCAATGCGTTGGGCCAAGCGGTCCCGGGATGGTTTCGACAGCGGCAAAGACCATGCTAAAAAGGCGGCGCTTTTTGGTATTCAGCAAGGGTCTCTGGATAAGGATATCCGCGCCGCTTCTGCTGAAGCGCTGATCGAAATCGGTTTTGATGGGTACGCGATTGGCGGATTGGCTGTGGGCGAGGGACAGGAAGCAATGTTCGATGTGCTTGATTATGCGCCCGATCAACTGCCGACTGACAAACCGCGCTATCTGATGGGCGTTGGCAAGCCGGATGATCTGGTCGGGGCTGTCGAGCGCGGCGTCGATATGTTTGATTGTGTGCTGCCGAGTCGATCCGGGCGCAATGGTCAGGCTTTTACCGAGACCGGTCCGATCAATATCCGCAACGCAAAATTTGCCGAAGATCTGGAGCCTTTGGACGCAAGTTGCGCTTGTCCTGTTTGTCAGACCTACAGCCGCGCCTATCTCCACCACCTGATCCGGTCAAAGGAGATATTGGGGGCGATGTTGATGACCGAGCATAATATTGCTTTTTATCAATCACTAATGGCCGGGATGCGAGGCGCCATAGCGGGCGGCGTTTTTGCTGCCTTTGCCAGCAATTTCCGCGGGAAATATCTGCCGCAATGATAAAGGGGCTCCCTGAACCAACTGACCTGAAAGATGCGATGAAGCGCGCGCAGGACCATGCGCCTTACCTGGGCATGGCCATGGAGGTTCAGCCGGAGCTGACAGCATTGCTGGCGGAAGAGAATTTGAAAGCGGCCCTGGTATTTGTAAACGAAGCCGGAGCCGGGGCAGAAAATGTCCGCCAGAAACTAAGGCAAGAAAAGCGGGCACTTGCGCTGACATTGGCTGTGGGCGATTTGGCGGGACGGCTGAGTTTGACCGAAGTTGTTACGCAGCTTTCGGATTTTGCCGATCGCGCGCTGGATGAAGCTTTGGCGGATATTTACGCAACCCGTTATCCGGACGCTGATCCCAAGGGCCTGGCGGTCATCGGTCTGGGCAAGCATGGCAGCCGGGAATTGAACTACTCGTCCGACATCGATCCGATCTTCATTTATGACCCTGACAAAATACCGATCCGTGGCCGCGAAGAACCGAGCGATGCGGCGCGGCGCGTTGGCCAACAATTGGTAGACGCTCTTAACGCGCGCGACGCGGATGGTTACGTTTTTCGGGTTGATATGCGGCTGCGGCCTTCACCAGAAGTCAGTCCAGTGGCGCTGCCGGTCGAAGCGGCGATAAGCTATTATGAATCCAGTGCGCTGGCATGGGAGCAGGCGGCGTTTATACGCTCGCGCTTTGCGGCAGGGGACGGTGATCTCGGGCGCTATTTTCTGGAGACAATCAATCCCTTCATCTGGCGACGTTCTCTGGACTATGGGGCCATTCGCAATATTGGCGCTGTATCCGTCCAAATCCGCGATCATTATGCTGCGGGGCAGAAATTTGGTCCCGGATATGATCTGAAGCGCGGACGTGGCGGTATCCGCGAAGCGGAATTTTATGCGCAGATGCACCAATTGATCTTTGGTGGTCGGGAGCCGGCGCTGCGTGCTCCAGCGACGCGGGATGCTTTGCGCGAACTGGCCGATGCGGGCCGGATTGATTCAGATAGAGCGACGACTTTAGCTGAATCCTATGAATTGTTCAGAGTGATCGAACATCGCCTGCAAATGGTCAATGATCAACAAACGCACAGCCTGCCCAGCGACGAGACAGCATTGGACAGGGTCGCCCAACTCCATGGGTTGAACGAGGGGGCTGATTTACTAGCCCTGCTGGCCCCAGTCGTAGAAGCCGTCGGCGCGATCTATGACGAGTTAATTGCCTCTGATGACAGCGATGCGCTGCCACAAGCAGATCAGGCGCTGGAGGCGGCGCTGGAGCAAAGAGGCGTTACACAAGTTGCTAGCGTCGCTGAAAAAATCAAACGCTGGCGCAGCGGCAAGGTGACCGCGCTCAGAAGCGCAGCGGCGGTGGAATCCTTCGAAGCCGTGCTGCCTGAAATGATCGAAGCCATTGCAGCCTCACCCAATCCGCAACAAGCGCTCATCCGTCTGGACAGCCTGATCGACAAGCTGCCCACGGCAATTAATTTTTTCCGCATGCTTGAAGCGCGTCCGGGCCTGCGGGATATGCTTAGCCACATATTGAGCCATGCGCCTGTCTTGGCAGAGGAGCTGTCTCGCAGGACCGAATTGCTGGAAGGGTTGATCGATACAACCGCATTGGACCTGCCGCCTTCGGTTGACGAGTTAGCCCAGCAATTTGCGCGGTGTGAAGATGGCGATGATTATCAGATGCTGCTCGACCGCGTTCGCGCGCGTGTCGGGGAGAAGCGTTTTGCACTGGGCACACAGCTGATCGAGTCCCGCCACGATCCACTGGCTATCGCGGCCGGCTACGCGCGGGTTGCCGAAGCAGCGATCCAGGTGCTGACGGACGCGACGATATCGGAATTTGAAAAGGCTCATGGCAAGGTCCCCGGCAGCGAAATGTTGATCCTTGCACTCGGCCGATTGGGCGGTGAGGCGCTCACCCATGCTTCGGATCTTGATTTGATCTTTCTTTTCACCGGCGATCATGGCGCGGAATCAGATGGTCGGCGTCCCTTGGGCGGTACGCAATATTTTAACCGGCTTGCCCAGCGTATGGTTGCTGCGCTTTCCGTGCCCACGGCCGCGGGGCCGCTTTATGAGGTCGACACCAGACTAAGACCTTCCGGGACACAAGGTCCGATGGCTGTTACCATAGAAAGTTTCTATAAATATCAAGCAGAAAGCGCCTGGACTTGGGAGCATATGGCACTAACCAGGGCGCGTCCGGTTTATGGCGGAGCTGAGGCGCGCGAGCAATTGCAGGAGCAGATTCAAGCGATATTGAAAAAGCAGCGGGAGCCGGAAATCCTTCGCAAAGCCGTGCGAAAAATGCGGCTGGATATTGTCGAGCATAAACCACCAAAAGGACCGCTCGATACAAAGCTGATGGAAGGCGGGCTGGTCGATTGGGAATTCATCATCCACTTCCTGCAACTTAAAACCGGCGAAGCCTTGCACCCGCAATTAGGGGAGGCCGCGCGCGGGCTGGTTGCTGGCGGACATCTGGACGAAAATATGGTGGCAGCCCATGAATTGATGACGCGTTTGCTTGTCGCTTTGCGGCTGATGTCACCGGACTGCGACTATCCGCCAGAGACGAGCCGCGAGCTGATCGCCAAGGCGGCTGGCCAAGAAAGTTGGGATGCCCTTTTGAACGGGTATGACACGGCCCGGCAATGCGTTATTGAGGAATGGAATCGGCACCTGCGGCCAGACCCCCATGAAATATTAGGAGACATATTATGATAGACGTTGGCGAGAAGATGCCTGACATGGACCTGACAGCGCCCGATGGCAGCACGGTGAAATTGTCTGATTATCAAGGCAAGAAACTGGTGCTGTTTTTCTATCCCAAAGCCAGCACCCCGGGATGTACCACGGAATCGAAAGACTTTTCTGCGCTGCTGCCGGAGTTTGAAAAGACCGGTGCAGCGGTTCTGGGCATGTCAGCCGATAGCCCGAAGCGCCAACAGAATTTTATCAACAAACAGGAATTGACCGTTGATATCGCTTCGGATGAAAGCACGGAATTTCTGGAGAAAATCGGTGTGTGGGCCGAAAAGAAAATGTACGGCAAAACCTATATGGGCATAATCAGATCCACTTTTCTGATCGGACCGGACGGCAAGGTATTACAGGCTTGGCCAAAAGTGAAGGTCAAGGGGCATGCTGAAGAAGTGCTGGCCGCCGTTCAGGCCGCTTGAGGCATTCTTGATTTGAACGTCGTAGCACCAATAAAGCCTTCTGCTGGCGAAGCCGTAAGGGCGGTCATGATGACGGCAGAACCAGCCGCCAAAGTTATGGCGGCCCGATATGCGACCAGAGAATGGCGAAAGGGCCGGTTGGAGCCTGATTTTGCGGTCGCAATGCCGGACGTTCCGGCGCGTCCGGATCGCCCGGAATTGTTGCGGCCGGGACAGATGCCGCGGCGCGGCAAGGGTACATCCGTGATCAAACGCATCGCGTTGATCCACGCTTTGGCGCATATCGAATTCGTCGCGATTGATTTGGCCTTTGACATGATCGGACGGTTTGGTGCGGAATTTCCACGTGAATTTGCTGATGACTGGTTCCGTGTCGGTGCAGAGGAAGCGATGCATTTTGTGCTCCTGGATCGGCGGTTGCGCGAGATGGGGAGCTTTTACGGTGATTTGCCAGCCCATGACGGCTTGTGGGATACCGCCAAAGCAACCGCTCATGACGCCTCCGCCCGGCTGGCGATCGTCCCCATGGTGCTCGAAGCGCGTGGATTGGACATCACGCTTGATACCGTCGAGCGCTTTAAAGCACAGGGTGATCCTCTCACCGCCAAGGTGCTCAATCGCATCTATCACGACGAAATAAATCACGTATTTTTTGGAACCAAATGGTTTGAATGGTGTTGTAATAAGCGAAAATGCGATCCTTATCGCCACTGGAAGGACTTGGTAAAAACCCACTTTAGAGGCGGGTTGAAGCCTCCTTTCAACGACTCGGCGCGCCTTGCAGCCGGTTTAACCCAGGAATATTATCTTGGTATTGAATAATTAACTAAAATAAACCTACTTCTATCTCCACAGAACGGGGGCAGACTTTCTGTCAAAATATATCGAACCAAATTTGTTCTTTGGTTCACAGTAGCAGGACTCGATCAGTTTATGACCGATAGCGTAGTAGGTTTGTTTCAAGGGGTTGTGAAAAACATCACAACAGTTGCGATTTTAGGATCAGCAATATCTTTTTCCAGCACAGCAGTGGCTTCAGAAGCGGACAGCAGTCTTCCTGTTGACGTATTGAAAAGCAAGTCTTCTGATACCGAGAATATTCTTGGTGAAGCTGATCCAGCTTTTCGTCTTCTGTTTAATAATTGGTCTGGACAGGGAAAGAAAGCCCCAGTCAAACTAACCATTCCGTCTCGCAAACCCGTTGAAAATTACAGATTGACCAGCTCTTACGGTTTCCGGTCGGATCCTTTTAAAGGCCGCCGCGCCCGTCATAAGGGTATCGATATGGCTGGTCCTGTCGGCACCCCCATTTACGCAACCGCAGACGGCATCGTCGGACGGTCTCAATGGGTTCGTGGTTATGGCAATTATATCGAAATCAACCATGGCAACGAGATCCAAACGCGCTACGGTCACATGTCGCGCTTGAACGTAAAAGCTAATGCACGCGTTAAAAGTGGCGACTTGATTGGTTTTATGGGCTCCACTGGCCGCTCAACGGGTAGTCATCTTCATTATGAAGTGCGTATTGCCGGCGAAGCAGTCAATCCAGTGCCATTCATGCAATCCAACGATTTTCTTCTAGCTCAAAAAGTGACTCCTGGTGTTGCATTAGGCGGTCCCGCTGAATAGCACTCAGAAACGAAATACCTTTGGGAGAGGGTGCAAAAAAGGGCTGGTAATGCTGAGACGCTTACCAGCCCTTTTTTATGATTGACTAGATTATTAGCTGTTTTTCGCTCAGCTTCTTTTGACACTTTGCTATACAATCCCTATCTTAAATATATGAACGAGTCCGCTCAAACTGCTGATCATAATTCAGGTGAAGATATCATTCTGACCCCTAACGCTGCGAAACGTGTAGCCGCCATTGCTGAAAAGCAAGCTAAGCCAGCGATATTACGCTTGGCCGTGGAGGGTGGGGGATGTTCTGGCTTTCAATATCGGTTTGGATTGGCCGAAGAGGTTGAGTCAGATGATATTGCCGTGAAGGAATCTGGTGTAACGTTGGTTGTCGATGAAATCAGCTTGGATCTTGTTCGCGGAAGCGCCGTCGATTTCGTTGAATCTCTCGGCGGCAGTGCATTTCAAGTGACCAATCCCAACGCCGCATCCGGCTGTGGTTGCGGTTCCAGCTTCTCCGTCTGATCGCAGCATTGGTGAGAATAGCCAGTTTCAACATTAACGGTATAAAGGCGCGCTTGCCGCGTCTGCTGGAATGGCTCGAAGAGACCAAGCCAGATGTCGCCTGTCTACAGGAAATCAAAACCCAAGATGAGGGCTTCCCTGCCGCTGAATTTGAAAAAATTGGCTATGGCGCGATTTGGCACGGGCAGAAAAGCTTCAACGGCGTTGCGATCCTGACAAAGGATCAAGAACCCGAAGAAACCAAGCGAGGCCTCGATGGAGAGCCAGAGGATGAACATAGTCGCTATCTGGAAGCCAATGTTAAGAGTGCGGATGGCAAGACTGTGCGGGTGGCGAGTATCTATCTGCCTAATGGTAATCCACAGCCTGGACCCAAATTTGATTTTAAACTGCGTTGGATGAAACGTCTGCGCAATCGGGCGACAGAAATCTGGCAAAACGAAGTTCCGGCAGTATTGGCAGGTGACTATAACGTCATTCCGCGCGATAATGATGTTTTTTCGGTCAAGGCGATGGAGAGCGACGCTCTTATGCAACCGGAAAGTCGGCAAGCTTATCAGCGCATTCTTAATGAT
Encoded proteins:
- the tgt gene encoding tRNA guanosine(34) transglycosylase Tgt, with amino-acid sequence MDDRFSFSIAATDGKARTGKIAMQRGDIRTPAFMPVGTAATVKAMKPETVRATGADIILGNTYHLMLRPGAERVAKLGGLHKFMNWERPILTDSGGYQVMSLSDLTKMSENGVEFQSHLDGSLHMLTPERSMEIQRLLGSDIVMAFDECTKNGATRKEAVLSMERSMRWAKRSRDGFDSGKDHAKKAALFGIQQGSLDKDIRAASAEALIEIGFDGYAIGGLAVGEGQEAMFDVLDYAPDQLPTDKPRYLMGVGKPDDLVGAVERGVDMFDCVLPSRSGRNGQAFTETGPINIRNAKFAEDLEPLDASCACPVCQTYSRAYLHHLIRSKEILGAMLMTEHNIAFYQSLMAGMRGAIAGGVFAAFASNFRGKYLPQ
- a CDS encoding bifunctional [glutamine synthetase] adenylyltransferase/[glutamine synthetase]-adenylyl-L-tyrosine phosphorylase — encoded protein: MIKGLPEPTDLKDAMKRAQDHAPYLGMAMEVQPELTALLAEENLKAALVFVNEAGAGAENVRQKLRQEKRALALTLAVGDLAGRLSLTEVVTQLSDFADRALDEALADIYATRYPDADPKGLAVIGLGKHGSRELNYSSDIDPIFIYDPDKIPIRGREEPSDAARRVGQQLVDALNARDADGYVFRVDMRLRPSPEVSPVALPVEAAISYYESSALAWEQAAFIRSRFAAGDGDLGRYFLETINPFIWRRSLDYGAIRNIGAVSVQIRDHYAAGQKFGPGYDLKRGRGGIREAEFYAQMHQLIFGGREPALRAPATRDALRELADAGRIDSDRATTLAESYELFRVIEHRLQMVNDQQTHSLPSDETALDRVAQLHGLNEGADLLALLAPVVEAVGAIYDELIASDDSDALPQADQALEAALEQRGVTQVASVAEKIKRWRSGKVTALRSAAAVESFEAVLPEMIEAIAASPNPQQALIRLDSLIDKLPTAINFFRMLEARPGLRDMLSHILSHAPVLAEELSRRTELLEGLIDTTALDLPPSVDELAQQFARCEDGDDYQMLLDRVRARVGEKRFALGTQLIESRHDPLAIAAGYARVAEAAIQVLTDATISEFEKAHGKVPGSEMLILALGRLGGEALTHASDLDLIFLFTGDHGAESDGRRPLGGTQYFNRLAQRMVAALSVPTAAGPLYEVDTRLRPSGTQGPMAVTIESFYKYQAESAWTWEHMALTRARPVYGGAEAREQLQEQIQAILKKQREPEILRKAVRKMRLDIVEHKPPKGPLDTKLMEGGLVDWEFIIHFLQLKTGEALHPQLGEAARGLVAGGHLDENMVAAHELMTRLLVALRLMSPDCDYPPETSRELIAKAAGQESWDALLNGYDTARQCVIEEWNRHLRPDPHEILGDIL
- a CDS encoding peroxiredoxin, coding for MIDVGEKMPDMDLTAPDGSTVKLSDYQGKKLVLFFYPKASTPGCTTESKDFSALLPEFEKTGAAVLGMSADSPKRQQNFINKQELTVDIASDESTEFLEKIGVWAEKKMYGKTYMGIIRSTFLIGPDGKVLQAWPKVKVKGHAEEVLAAVQAA
- a CDS encoding ferritin-like domain-containing protein; the protein is MMTAEPAAKVMAARYATREWRKGRLEPDFAVAMPDVPARPDRPELLRPGQMPRRGKGTSVIKRIALIHALAHIEFVAIDLAFDMIGRFGAEFPREFADDWFRVGAEEAMHFVLLDRRLREMGSFYGDLPAHDGLWDTAKATAHDASARLAIVPMVLEARGLDITLDTVERFKAQGDPLTAKVLNRIYHDEINHVFFGTKWFEWCCNKRKCDPYRHWKDLVKTHFRGGLKPPFNDSARLAAGLTQEYYLGIE
- a CDS encoding M23 family metallopeptidase, yielding MTDSVVGLFQGVVKNITTVAILGSAISFSSTAVASEADSSLPVDVLKSKSSDTENILGEADPAFRLLFNNWSGQGKKAPVKLTIPSRKPVENYRLTSSYGFRSDPFKGRRARHKGIDMAGPVGTPIYATADGIVGRSQWVRGYGNYIEINHGNEIQTRYGHMSRLNVKANARVKSGDLIGFMGSTGRSTGSHLHYEVRIAGEAVNPVPFMQSNDFLLAQKVTPGVALGGPAE
- the erpA gene encoding iron-sulfur cluster insertion protein ErpA → MNESAQTADHNSGEDIILTPNAAKRVAAIAEKQAKPAILRLAVEGGGCSGFQYRFGLAEEVESDDIAVKESGVTLVVDEISLDLVRGSAVDFVESLGGSAFQVTNPNAASGCGCGSSFSV
- the xth gene encoding exodeoxyribonuclease III, translated to MRIASFNINGIKARLPRLLEWLEETKPDVACLQEIKTQDEGFPAAEFEKIGYGAIWHGQKSFNGVAILTKDQEPEETKRGLDGEPEDEHSRYLEANVKSADGKTVRVASIYLPNGNPQPGPKFDFKLRWMKRLRNRATEIWQNEVPAVLAGDYNVIPRDNDVFSVKAMESDALMQPESRQAYQRILNDGWTDALGVSYPAGKIWTYWDYRSGGWQRDQGFRIDHLLLSPLAADQLNRCGVDKEHRGREKASDHAPTWVELNF